From one Macaca nemestrina isolate mMacNem1 chromosome 5, mMacNem.hap1, whole genome shotgun sequence genomic stretch:
- the LOC105497598 gene encoding complement factor B, whose product MGSSLSPQLYLMPFILGLLSGGVTTTPLSSAQPQGSCSLEGVEIKGGSFRLLQEGQALEYVCPSGFYPYPVQTRTCRSTGSWSTLQTQDRKTVKKAECRAIRCPRPQDFENGEYRPRSPYYNVSDEISFHCYDGYTLRGSANRTCQVNGRWSGQTAICDNGAGYCSNPGIPIGTRKVGSRYRLEDSVTYHCSRGLTLRGSQRRTCQEGGSWSGTEPSCQDSFMYDTPQEVAEAFLSSLTETIEGVDAEDGHSPGEQQKRRIILDPSGSMNIYLVLDGSDSIGAGNFTGAKKCLVNLIEKVASYGVKPRYALVTYATYPRIWVKVSDQESSNADWVTKKLSEINYEDHKLKSGTNTKRALQAVYSMMSWPEDIPPEGWNRTRHVIILMTDGLHNMGGDPITVIDEIRDLLYIGKDRKNPREDYLDVYVFGVGPLVDQVNINALASKKDNEQHVFKVKDMENLEDVFFQMIDESQSLSLCGMVWEHRKGTDYHKQPWQAKISVTRPSKGHESCMGAVVSEYFVLTAAHCFTVDDKEHSIKVSVGKKRDLEIEKVLFHPDYNISGKKEAGIPEFYDYDVALIKLKNKLNYDPTIRPICLPCTEGTTRALRLPPTTSCQQQKEELLPAQDIKALFVSEEEKKLTRKEVYIKNGDKKGSCERDAQYAPGYDKVKDISEVVTPRFLCTGGVSPYADPNTCRGDSGGPLIVHKRSRFIQVGVISWGVVDVCKNQKRQKQVPAHARDFHVNLFQVLPWLKEKLQDEDLGFL is encoded by the exons ATGGGGAGCAGTCTCAGCCCCCAGCTCTACCTGATGCCCTTCATCTTGGGCCTCTTATCTGGAG GTGTGACCACCACTCCATTGTCTTCGGCCCAGCCTCAAGGATCCTGCTCTCTGGAGGGGGTAGAGATCAAAGGTGGCTCCTTCCGACTTCTCCAAGAGGGCCAGGCACTGGAATACGTGTGTCCTTCTGGCTTCTACCCGTACCCTGTGCAGACACGTACCTGCAGATCCACGGGGTCCTGGAGCACCCTGCAGACTCAAGATCGAAAAACTGTCAAGAAGGCAGAGTGCAGAG CAATCCGCTGTCCACGACCACAGGACTTCGAGAACGGGGAATACCGGCCCCGGTCTCCCTACTACAATGTGAGTGATGAGATCTCTTTCCACTGCTATGATGGTTACACTCTCCGGGGCTCTGCCAATCGCACCTGCCAAGTGAATGGCCGGTGGAGTGGGCAGACAGCGATCTGTGACAACGGAG CGGGGTACTGCTCCAACCCAGGCATCCCCATTGGCACAAGGAAGGTGGGCAGCCGGTACCGCCTTGAAGACAGCGTCACCTACCACTGCAGCCGGGGGCTTACCCTGCGTGGCTCCCAGCGGCGAACGTGTCAGGAAGGTGGCTCTTGGAGCGGGACGGAGCCTTCCTGCCAAG ACTCCTTCATGTACGACACCCCTCAAGAGGTGGCCGAAGCTTTCCTGTCTTCCCTGACGGAGACCATAGAAGGAGTCGATGCCGAGGATGGGCACAGCCCAG GGGAACAACAGAAGCGGAGGATCATCCTAGACCCTTCAGGCTCCATGAACATCTACCTGGTGCTAGATGGATCAGACAGCATTGGGGCCGGCAACTTCACAGGAGCCAAAAAGTGTCTAGTCAACTTAATTGAGAAG GTGGCAAGTTATGGTGTGAAGCCAAGATATGCTCTAGTGACATATGCCACATACCCCAGAATTTGGGTCAAAGTGTCTGACCAAGAGAGCAGCAATGCAGACTGGGTCACGAAGAAGCTCAGTGAAATCAATTATGAAG ACCACAAGTTGAAGTCAGGGACTAACACCAAGAGGGCCCTCCAGGCAGTGTACAGCATGATGAGTTGGCCAGAGGACATCCCTCCTGAAGGCTGGAACCGCACCCGCCATGTCATCATCCTCATGACCGATG GATTGCACAACATGGGCGGGGACCCAATTACTGTCATTGATGAGATCCGGGACTTGTTATACATCGGCAAGGATCGCAAAAACCCGAGGGAGGATTATCTGG ATGTCTATGTGTTTGGGGTTGGACCTTTGGTGGACCAAGTGAACATCAATGCTTTGGCTTCCAAGAAAGACAATGAGCAACATGTGTTCAAAGTCAAGGATATGGAAAACCTGGAAGACGTTTTCTTCCAAATGATTG ATGAAAGCCAGTCTCTGAGTCTCTGTGGCATGGTTTGGGAACACAGGAAGGGTACCGATTACCACAAGCAACCATGGCAGGCCAAGATCTCAGTCACT CGCCCTTCGAAGGGACATGAGAGCTGTATGGGGGCTGTGGTGTCTGAGTACTTTGTGCTGACAGCAGCACATTGTTTTACTGTGGACGACAAGGAACACTCGATCAAGGTCAGCGTGG GGAAGAAGCGGGACCTGGAGATAGAAAAAGTCCTATTTCACCCCGACTACAACATTAGCGGGAAAAAAGAAGCAGGAATTCCTGAATTTTATGACTATGACGTTGCCCTGATCAAGCTCAAGAATAAGTTGAATTATGACCCGACTATCAG GCCCATTTGTCTCCCCTGTACCGAGGGAACAACTCGAGCTTTGAGGCTTCCTCCAACTACCAGTTGccagcaacaga AGGAAGAGCTGCTCCCTGCACAGGATATCAAAGCTCTGTTTGTGTCTGAGGAGGAGAAGAAGCTGACTCGGAAGGAGGTCTACATCAAGAATGGGGATAAG AAAGGCAGCTGTGAGAGAGATGCTCAATATGCCCCAGGCTATGACAAAGTCAAGGACATCTCGGAGGTGGTCACCCCTCGGTTCCTTTGTACTGGAGGAGTGAGTCCCTATGCTGACCCCAATACTTGCAGAG GTGATTCTGGCGGCCCCTTGATAGTTCACAAGAGAAGTCGTTTCATTCAA GTTGGTGTCATCAGCTGGGGAGTAGTGGATGTCTGCAAAAACCAGAAGCGGCAAAAGCAGGTACCTGCTCACGCCCGAGACTTTCACGTCAACCTCTTCCAAGTGCTGCCCTGGCTGAAGGAGAAACTCCAAGATGAGGATTTGGGTTTTCTCTAA